In Astyanax mexicanus isolate ESR-SI-001 chromosome 17, AstMex3_surface, whole genome shotgun sequence, a single window of DNA contains:
- the bada gene encoding uncharacterized protein bada, whose product MSNQYLLKLRRARFNCDEEGYSQALNSRTSTEGGGRDTHFRPLCWNSSGSTVFTMEKTPPHSKEDDISPIDDHDESRWSEAVKSVDSPQTDSGPSMYRDTSSDELLEVGGRVRLYSESQVYNINRWEDNENQDSASAEDGGVGDGAPFRGRSQSAPAALWKAKKYGRQLRRMSDEFDTWLDKGDLRRTTGPGRHTNRGWFSFLWGTKEEEGRE is encoded by the exons ATGAGCAATCAGTATCTGCTAAAACTGAGGAGAGCTCGTTTTAATTGCGACGAGGAGGGATATAGCCAAGCACTTAACAGCAGAACATCGACTGAAGGAGGGGGGAGAGATACGCATTTCAGGCCATTGTGCTGGAATTCATCTGGAAGCACAG TTTTCACAATGGAAAAGACACCACCACACAGTAAAGAAGATGACATCAGTCCCATAGATGACCACGATGAATCAAGGTGGTCAGAGGCAGTCAAGAGTGTCGACTCCCCACAGACGGACAGCGGGCCCAGCATGTACAGGGACACATCATCAG ACGAGCTGTTGGAGGTGGGGGGTCGAGTGAGGCTCTACTCAGAGTCCCAAGTGTACAACATCAACCGCTGGGAGGACAATGAGAACCAGGATAGCGCTTCAGCAGAGGACGGTGGTGTCGGTGACGGAGCACCATTCCGAGGCCGATCCCAGTCAGCTCCTGCTGCGCTATGGAAAGCCAAGAAATATGGACGGCAGTTGAGGAGGATGAGCGATGAGTTTGACACCTGGTTGGACAAAGGG gacttaagaagaacaacTGGCCCTGGGAGGCATACCAACCGAGGATGGTTCTCTTTCCTCTGGGGTACCAAAGAAGAGGAGGGAAGAGAATAA
- the zgc:110782 gene encoding glyoxal reductase isoform X1: MTSPMHRNAAHVAPLNSGIEIPLLGLGTYKLLGHDLLYQSVSAALDAGYRTFDTAAVYGNEGQLGQVIRELLPKHGLLRSDVFLISKLGPADQGSRAREGCLKSLEQLGCEYIDLYLVHWPGTAGLEPRDPLNAEHRAQSWSVLEEFYSSGQFKAIGVSNYTAKHLRDLIRSCTVPPAVLQMECHPRLVQRELRDVCKEAGIHFQAYSSLGKGALLNEPEVKKVAEVCGRTPTQVLLRWAVQQGISILPRSSQPGRVQENARVFHFELSKKEMDKLDSLNTETRFCTRDSADII; encoded by the exons ATGACTTCACCT atGCACAGGAATGCTGCCCACGTGGCTCCTCTCAACTCTGGAATTGAGATTCCACTCTTGGGGTTGGGCACCTACAAACTACTGGGCCACGATCTTCTATACCAGTCTGTGAGTGCTGCCCTTGATGCAGGGTACCGCACCTTCGACACAGCTGCTGTGTATGGCAATGAAGGTCAACTCGGGCAAGTCATTAGGGAACTGTTGCCCAAGCATGGGCTTTTACGCTCAGACGTGTTCCTGATCAGCAAGCTTGGACCAGCGGACCAGGGTTCCAGGGCCAGGGAGGGCTGCTTGAAGAGTCTGGAACAGTTGGGTTGCGAATACATTGACCTGTACTTGGTGCACTGGCCTGGGACTGCAGGTTTAGAGCCAAGAGATCCACTGAATGCAGAGCATCGGGCACAAAGTTGGAGTGTGCTGGAGGAATTTTATTCAAGTGGGCAGTTTAAGGCCATAGGAGTCTCCAACTACACTGCAAAACACCTCAGGGATCTGATCAGAAGTTGCACTGTGCCTCCAGCAGTCCTGCAGATGGAGTGTCATCCTAGGCTCGTTCAAAGGGAATTAAGGGATGTGTGCAAAGAGGCAGGCATTCACTTCCAGGCCTATTCCTCTCTCGGAAAAGGTGCTCTCCTGAACGAGCCGGAAGTGAAGAAGGTTGCTGAGGTCTGTGGGCGGACACCGACCCAAGTTCTGCTCAGGTGGGCAGTTCAGCAAGGTATCTCCATCCTGCCACGCTCCTCACAGCCAGGAAGGGTACAGGAAAATGCCAGAGTGTTTCATTTTGAACTGAGCAAAAAAGAAATGGACAAGTTGGATTCCCTGAACACTGAAACACGGTTTTGCACAAGAGATTCAGCAGATATTATTTAG
- the zgc:110782 gene encoding glyoxal reductase isoform X2: MHRNAAHVAPLNSGIEIPLLGLGTYKLLGHDLLYQSVSAALDAGYRTFDTAAVYGNEGQLGQVIRELLPKHGLLRSDVFLISKLGPADQGSRAREGCLKSLEQLGCEYIDLYLVHWPGTAGLEPRDPLNAEHRAQSWSVLEEFYSSGQFKAIGVSNYTAKHLRDLIRSCTVPPAVLQMECHPRLVQRELRDVCKEAGIHFQAYSSLGKGALLNEPEVKKVAEVCGRTPTQVLLRWAVQQGISILPRSSQPGRVQENARVFHFELSKKEMDKLDSLNTETRFCTRDSADII; the protein is encoded by the coding sequence atGCACAGGAATGCTGCCCACGTGGCTCCTCTCAACTCTGGAATTGAGATTCCACTCTTGGGGTTGGGCACCTACAAACTACTGGGCCACGATCTTCTATACCAGTCTGTGAGTGCTGCCCTTGATGCAGGGTACCGCACCTTCGACACAGCTGCTGTGTATGGCAATGAAGGTCAACTCGGGCAAGTCATTAGGGAACTGTTGCCCAAGCATGGGCTTTTACGCTCAGACGTGTTCCTGATCAGCAAGCTTGGACCAGCGGACCAGGGTTCCAGGGCCAGGGAGGGCTGCTTGAAGAGTCTGGAACAGTTGGGTTGCGAATACATTGACCTGTACTTGGTGCACTGGCCTGGGACTGCAGGTTTAGAGCCAAGAGATCCACTGAATGCAGAGCATCGGGCACAAAGTTGGAGTGTGCTGGAGGAATTTTATTCAAGTGGGCAGTTTAAGGCCATAGGAGTCTCCAACTACACTGCAAAACACCTCAGGGATCTGATCAGAAGTTGCACTGTGCCTCCAGCAGTCCTGCAGATGGAGTGTCATCCTAGGCTCGTTCAAAGGGAATTAAGGGATGTGTGCAAAGAGGCAGGCATTCACTTCCAGGCCTATTCCTCTCTCGGAAAAGGTGCTCTCCTGAACGAGCCGGAAGTGAAGAAGGTTGCTGAGGTCTGTGGGCGGACACCGACCCAAGTTCTGCTCAGGTGGGCAGTTCAGCAAGGTATCTCCATCCTGCCACGCTCCTCACAGCCAGGAAGGGTACAGGAAAATGCCAGAGTGTTTCATTTTGAACTGAGCAAAAAAGAAATGGACAAGTTGGATTCCCTGAACACTGAAACACGGTTTTGCACAAGAGATTCAGCAGATATTATTTAG
- the zgc:77262 gene encoding RNA-binding protein lark, which translates to MVKIFVGNVASATTEAELRALFEEHGAVSDCDILKNYGFVHMDEEDAAQKAVAALHKYVLNGSRITVEYATTKVRNATKIYVGNVPEGVTAAKIKELFQAYGKVVECDIVKNFAFVHMQRENEALEAIRELNHSKVEGQKIFVSLSRSNQAKNGRGEEYLPPPPHHYPPHPHHHPHYLPPRPPPGDYYPPRGRLPPPPLPPPPPRTYYEREAYERSVRPDPYAAASSRYYERDPYDRRLPPPQRPLSPPLSSRYYRERSPLGSRRSLLPPPPPPPPSAGYARNYARSGAGAAPPPPSSAASSSHYQRYSLSSGFEKDDYLEDKYSNGFGRGY; encoded by the coding sequence ATGGTGAAGATATTTGTTGGCAATGTAGCTTCAGCAACCACGGAAGCTGAGCTCCGTGCGTTGTTTGAGGAGCATGGCGCAGTCTCAGACTGTGACATCCTGAAGAACTACGGCTTTGTGCACATGGACGAGGAGGATGCGGCCCAGAAGGCCGTCGCCGCATTGCACAAATATGTGCTCAATGGCTCCCGCATCACCGTGGAGTACGCCACCACCAAAGTGCGCAATGCCACCAAGATCTATGTGGGCAACGTACCTGAGGGTGTCACAGCTGCCAAAATCAAGGAGCTTTTCCAGGCATATGGCAAGGTGGTGGAGTGTGATATTGTGAAGAATTTTGCATTTGTGCATATGCAGAGGGAAAATGAGGCCTTGGAGGCCATCAGGGAACTAAATCACTCTAAAGTGgagggtcaaaagatttttgtgtCCCTGTCTCGCAGTAACCAAGCCAAAAATGGCCGTGGGGAGGAATAtctcccacctcctccccatcacTATCCGCCACACCCACACCACCACCCTCACTACCTTCCCCCACGTCCTCCGCCCGGCGACTACTATCCGCCCCGAGGTCGACTTCcacctcctcctctccctccacCGCCTCCCCGCACCTACTACGAGCGTGAGGCGTACGAGAGGAGCGTTCGGCCCGACCCATACGCCGCTGCTTCCTCGCGTTATTATGAGCGGGATCCCTACGACCGACGTCTTCCGCCTCCGCAGCGACCGCTCTCTCCTCCTCTGTCCTCGCGCTACTACCGCGAGCGCAGCCCTCTGGGCAGCCGTCGCTCTCTGCTGCCTCCgccaccgccaccaccacccTCTGCAGGCTACGCCCGCAACTACGCCCGCAGTGGCGCCGGCGCCGCacctcctcccccctcctccgCTGCCTCATCCTCCCATTATCAGCGCTATTCCCTCAGCTCAGGCTTTGAAAAAGATGATTACTTGGAGGACAAGTACAGCAACGGCTTTGGCCGTGGCTACTAA